The proteins below are encoded in one region of Casimicrobium huifangae:
- the dusB gene encoding tRNA dihydrouridine synthase DusB, giving the protein MRIGPYSLKNRLVIAPMAGVTDRPFRKLCRELGAGYAVSEMVASKPDLWQTPKSMRRMNHDGEHAPIAVQIAGNDPAMMAEAAQFNVSRGAQIIDINMGCPKKKVCKADAGSALLRDEALVARILEAVVNAVEVPVTLKTRTGWSPENRNAIRIAKIAENAGIQALTLHGRTRACDFDDGTVEYDSIRDVKANVGIPVIANGDIDSPHKAKAVLDYTGADAVMIGRAAQGRPWIFRDTGYFLGHGSLPAAPTTQEVAALMDAHLQDHYALYGNDTGVRSARKHIGWYTEGLPGGESFRDELNQLTEADAQLAAVRRYFARLADSHDTLPLSPYPVAGVETLH; this is encoded by the coding sequence TTGCGCATCGGCCCCTATTCCCTCAAAAATCGGCTCGTGATCGCGCCGATGGCCGGGGTCACGGACCGTCCGTTCCGCAAGTTGTGCCGTGAACTGGGCGCGGGTTATGCGGTCAGCGAGATGGTCGCGTCCAAGCCTGACCTGTGGCAGACGCCCAAATCGATGCGCCGCATGAATCACGACGGCGAGCATGCGCCGATCGCGGTGCAGATCGCGGGCAACGATCCGGCGATGATGGCCGAGGCGGCGCAGTTCAACGTGTCGCGTGGCGCCCAGATCATCGACATCAACATGGGTTGCCCCAAGAAGAAGGTGTGCAAGGCCGATGCTGGTTCCGCTTTGCTGCGCGACGAGGCTCTCGTTGCGCGTATCCTCGAGGCGGTGGTCAATGCGGTCGAGGTGCCGGTCACGCTGAAGACGCGCACCGGCTGGAGCCCCGAGAACCGCAATGCCATTCGCATCGCGAAAATTGCCGAGAACGCCGGAATTCAGGCGCTAACGCTGCATGGTCGCACGCGTGCCTGCGACTTCGACGACGGCACCGTTGAGTATGACAGCATCCGTGACGTGAAGGCGAACGTCGGCATTCCGGTCATTGCCAATGGCGATATCGATTCACCACACAAGGCGAAAGCGGTGCTGGATTACACCGGGGCCGACGCAGTGATGATCGGGCGCGCGGCGCAAGGCCGACCGTGGATCTTTCGCGATACCGGATACTTTCTTGGGCACGGCAGCTTGCCGGCGGCACCGACAACGCAAGAGGTCGCTGCCCTGATGGACGCCCATCTGCAGGATCACTACGCGCTGTACGGCAACGATACCGGCGTGCGCAGCGCGCGCAAACACATTGGCTGGTACACCGAAGGTTTGCCGGGGGGCGAATCGTTTCGCGATGAACTCAACCAGCTGACCGAGGCTGACGCGCAACTGGCCGCCGTCCGCCGCTATTTTGCGCGCCTGGCCGATAGCCATGACACGCTGCCTTTGTCGCCTTACCCGGTGGCAGGCGTCGAAACTTTGCACTAG
- a CDS encoding helix-turn-helix domain-containing protein codes for MKRPKLNGHAAIAEAVGNSLNEYLEKLDGEPADNLYELVIGSVEKTLISDVLTRTKGNQSEAAGMLGINRNTLRAKLDKYKIKPYQA; via the coding sequence ATGAAACGACCCAAACTGAATGGTCACGCAGCGATTGCCGAGGCGGTCGGCAATTCGCTTAACGAATACCTGGAAAAGCTGGACGGCGAACCCGCCGACAACCTGTACGAGCTGGTGATTGGCAGTGTCGAGAAGACGCTGATCAGCGACGTGCTGACGCGCACCAAGGGCAATCAGTCGGAAGCGGCAGGGATGCTCGGCATCAATCGCAACACACTGCGTGCCAAGCTCGACAAGTACAAGATCAAACCCTATCAAGCGTAA
- the purH gene encoding bifunctional phosphoribosylaminoimidazolecarboxamide formyltransferase/IMP cyclohydrolase: protein MNRKITRALLSVSDKSGLLEFAKALSAHGVELLSTGGTAKLIRDAGLKVIDVGDYTGFPEMLDGRVKTLHPKVHGGILANRLLPEHMTAVEGAGIPLIDLVVVNLYPFRETVAKPGCTLEDAIENIDIGGPTMVRAAAKNWEGVAIVVDSDDYAALADEMNANAGTLSRKTRFALAKKAFTHTAAYDAAIGNYLTCRELEGEPRAYPDVLTLQWTKAQDMRYGENPHQSAAFYRDEAPAGGTLSKYTQLQGKELSYNNVADADAAWECVRAFADTCCVIVKHANPCGVALGDTPLAAYNRAFATDPTSAFGGIIAFNRTVDAACAEAVSKQFLEVLIAPEYTADALALLAKKTNVRVLTVPLRSLYDSANAIEMKRVGGGLLVQSADTHRLDPSALKVVTSKAPTAQQLKDMQFVWTVAQFVKSNAIVFAKDGQTIGIGAGQMSRLDSARIAKIKAEHAGLTLAGSVAASDAFFPFRDGLDVLADAGAIAVIQPGGSMRDEEVINAANERGVAMVTTGVRHFRH, encoded by the coding sequence ATGAACCGAAAAATTACCCGCGCACTGCTCTCCGTCTCTGACAAATCAGGTCTCCTCGAATTCGCCAAGGCACTGTCTGCGCACGGCGTCGAGCTGCTGTCGACGGGCGGCACGGCCAAGCTGATCCGCGACGCCGGGCTCAAGGTCATTGACGTTGGTGACTACACCGGCTTCCCTGAGATGCTCGACGGCCGCGTGAAGACGCTGCACCCTAAAGTGCACGGCGGCATCCTCGCCAACCGCTTGCTGCCCGAGCACATGACGGCCGTCGAAGGCGCCGGCATTCCGCTCATCGACCTCGTCGTGGTCAACCTCTATCCGTTTCGTGAGACCGTCGCCAAGCCGGGCTGTACGCTGGAGGACGCCATCGAGAACATTGACATTGGCGGTCCGACCATGGTCCGCGCCGCCGCGAAGAACTGGGAAGGTGTCGCGATCGTGGTGGACAGCGATGACTACGCAGCGCTCGCCGACGAGATGAACGCGAACGCTGGCACGCTGTCACGCAAGACGCGGTTCGCGCTCGCGAAGAAGGCGTTTACGCACACCGCCGCATACGACGCCGCAATTGGCAACTACCTGACCTGCCGCGAGCTCGAAGGTGAGCCGCGCGCCTATCCCGATGTGCTGACGTTGCAGTGGACCAAGGCGCAAGACATGCGCTACGGTGAGAATCCGCATCAGAGCGCGGCGTTCTATCGTGATGAAGCGCCGGCCGGTGGCACGCTATCGAAGTACACGCAGTTGCAGGGCAAGGAGCTCTCGTACAACAACGTGGCCGATGCCGACGCAGCGTGGGAATGTGTGCGCGCCTTTGCGGATACCTGCTGCGTGATCGTCAAGCACGCCAATCCCTGCGGTGTGGCGCTGGGCGATACGCCCCTTGCCGCCTACAACCGCGCCTTTGCCACCGATCCGACTTCGGCGTTCGGTGGCATCATCGCCTTCAACCGCACTGTCGATGCGGCTTGCGCAGAGGCTGTCAGCAAACAGTTCCTGGAAGTGCTGATTGCGCCGGAATACACCGCCGATGCATTGGCGCTGCTTGCGAAGAAGACCAATGTGCGGGTGCTGACTGTGCCCCTGCGTAGCCTCTACGACAGTGCCAATGCAATCGAGATGAAACGCGTAGGTGGCGGCCTGCTGGTGCAAAGCGCTGATACGCATCGCCTTGATCCGTCGGCACTCAAGGTCGTCACCAGCAAGGCGCCGACTGCGCAGCAGTTGAAGGACATGCAGTTCGTTTGGACCGTCGCGCAGTTCGTCAAATCGAACGCCATCGTCTTCGCCAAAGATGGCCAGACGATCGGCATCGGTGCCGGGCAGATGAGCCGCCTTGATTCGGCACGTATCGCCAAGATCAAGGCGGAGCACGCCGGTTTGACACTCGCCGGCTCGGTCGCGGCCAGCGATGCCTTCTTCCCGTTCCGCGATGGTCTCGATGTGCTCGCCGACGCAGGCGCCATCGCAGTGATCCAGCCGGGCGGCAGCATGCGCGATGAGGAAGTCATCAACGCGGCTAACGAACGCGGCGTTGCGATGGTGACCACCGGCGTTCGTCACTTCCGCCACTAA
- the purD gene encoding phosphoribosylamine--glycine ligase has translation MKVLVIGSGGREHALAWKLAQSERVQNVIVAPGNAGTATEANCENALANNVEQWLALAKNEKVGMTVVGPEAPLAAGVVDAFRAEGLKIFGPTQAAAQLESSKDFAKAFMKRHGIPTAEYETFTDVSAAHAYVDAKGAPIVIKADGLAAGKGVVVAMSLAEAHAAIDMMLADNTFGAAGARVVIEEFLVGEEASFIVMVDGKNVLAMASSQDHKRLLDGDAGPNTGGMGAYSPAPIVTPQMHARIMREIILPTVAGMAKDGITYTGFLYAGVMIDEAGDPKTLEFNCRFGDPETQPIMMRLKSDLVDLVEHGINGTLDQIDTDWDRRVALGAVLAAHGYPDNPRKGDAIRGLGPTAEDAHVFHAGTALAGDQIVTSGGRVLCVTALGDTVKIAQKRAYEVADSIAFEGMQMRRDIGWRAIKR, from the coding sequence ATGAAAGTTCTGGTCATCGGCTCCGGCGGGCGCGAGCACGCGCTGGCCTGGAAGCTCGCGCAAAGCGAGCGGGTGCAAAACGTAATTGTCGCCCCTGGCAATGCCGGCACCGCTACTGAAGCCAACTGCGAGAATGCGCTGGCCAACAACGTCGAGCAATGGCTTGCGCTGGCCAAGAACGAGAAAGTCGGCATGACTGTGGTCGGCCCCGAGGCGCCGCTGGCTGCTGGCGTGGTCGATGCCTTTCGGGCGGAAGGTCTGAAGATCTTCGGGCCGACGCAGGCGGCCGCGCAGCTTGAATCGTCAAAGGACTTCGCCAAGGCCTTCATGAAGCGCCATGGCATCCCGACTGCGGAATACGAGACCTTCACCGATGTCTCGGCCGCTCATGCCTACGTTGATGCGAAGGGCGCCCCCATTGTCATCAAGGCTGACGGATTGGCTGCCGGCAAGGGGGTTGTGGTTGCAATGTCGCTAGCCGAGGCGCACGCTGCCATCGACATGATGTTGGCTGACAACACCTTTGGTGCTGCCGGTGCGCGCGTCGTCATCGAAGAATTCCTCGTTGGCGAAGAGGCGAGCTTCATCGTCATGGTTGACGGCAAGAACGTGCTGGCGATGGCGTCAAGCCAGGACCACAAGCGTCTGCTTGATGGCGATGCTGGACCCAACACTGGTGGTATGGGTGCCTACTCGCCCGCGCCCATCGTGACACCGCAGATGCATGCCCGCATCATGCGCGAAATCATCCTGCCGACGGTCGCCGGAATGGCGAAGGACGGCATTACCTACACCGGCTTTCTCTACGCCGGGGTGATGATCGACGAAGCGGGCGATCCCAAAACGCTCGAATTCAACTGTCGATTCGGTGATCCCGAGACGCAGCCGATCATGATGCGCCTCAAAAGCGATCTGGTTGATCTCGTCGAACACGGCATCAATGGCACGCTCGACCAGATTGATACCGATTGGGACCGTCGCGTCGCCCTCGGTGCAGTGCTTGCCGCGCATGGCTACCCGGACAATCCACGCAAGGGCGACGCGATCCGCGGCCTTGGTCCGACGGCCGAGGATGCGCATGTGTTCCATGCGGGTACCGCGCTGGCGGGCGATCAGATTGTCACGTCCGGCGGTCGCGTGCTTTGCGTCACAGCGCTTGGTGACACCGTGAAGATCGCTCAGAAGCGTGCGTATGAAGTGGCTGACAGCATTGCGTTTGAAGGCATGCAGATGCGACGCGATATTGGCTGGCGGGCAATCAAACGATGA
- a CDS encoding putative toxin-antitoxin system toxin component, PIN family gives MSRLVLDTNVLVSALVFRDSRHQPLRAAWQAGTLAPLLSVGTFGELKRVLTYPMFRLDEPGIAAALATLEPFIEWVDIDETLAATLRRCSDRDDQKFLETALCGNADALLTYDRALLKMRRRMPFPVLQPEQWHETIAVQSGTLA, from the coding sequence ATGAGCCGGCTGGTTCTCGACACCAACGTCCTTGTCTCGGCGCTGGTTTTCCGCGACTCGCGCCATCAACCACTGCGCGCCGCATGGCAGGCGGGCACACTGGCGCCGCTCTTGTCGGTCGGGACCTTCGGTGAACTGAAGCGGGTACTCACCTATCCGATGTTCAGGCTGGATGAGCCCGGCATCGCTGCGGCACTGGCAACGCTGGAGCCGTTCATCGAGTGGGTTGACATTGATGAAACGCTAGCCGCCACACTGCGTCGCTGCAGCGATCGTGACGACCAGAAATTTCTAGAAACGGCGCTGTGTGGCAATGCCGATGCGCTGTTGACCTACGACCGCGCATTGCTCAAGATGCGCCGCCGGATGCCCTTTCCGGTGTTACAGCCGGAACAGTGGCACGAGACTATTGCCGTGCAGTCTGGAACTTTGGCGTAG